The DNA region TGGGATACGAGCAGCCATGCGCTTCGCTGGATAGGCACAGCTGGATGTGGGGAGGGGAAAGTCCATCCTGGAGCTGCTCCCCATCACATGAGTGTGGTTACTAATTAGTCATTAACAAGTGGTTAATGAGGAGGAGAGTCCAGTCCCCCTCCCCATTAcccttcctggctgctctgaggGGCTGTGAGGTGGGTGGAGGGTGTTGGGGATGCTGCAGCAGCATGCAAACCTCCTTCGGGTGTTTGTACAGCTCCTAGGACCCCCTAAGATCTTAATTTAATTTAAGTCTTAATTTAATTTAAGTCTTAAttttctgcagcactgcaaaTCCTCGTCATCAGGGGAAAGGAGCATGGTCCGACTGCGTGGCTTCTTGGTGTGCTGGGGCTCGGGCTTCAGGTCAGTGCTGGTGTgggatggggggcaggggggctcacCCCCTCCAGGCTGGGCTTTACCTGCCCCCCGCCCTCCTGAGCCCCACTCGCTCCCTGTCCAACACGCTTAACAAGCCGCCAGTTTgctgggaaggaaataaaaatgtatgCAATTAAAAAGCTGGTAGCCACAACCAGAGAGGGTCAGTGGTTCACGCGCTAATGCAAGCAGATTTTGCTATGATTCATTAAGTCATTAACCCTCTTTTAATTTCAGCTCCTTTATGGAGGATGCCATTTTACCTCTGCAGAGAAAATGGGAGTTGGGAGTGAAGGGAGGACGGGTGAGACCCCCTCGCAGCATGCAAGGTACCCCCACATGCCAGGGGAGCCCCCAGATCCCCCTGGGGTCGTGGTTTGGGGCAGGAGACCAGAGCACCCCATTTACTTTGCAGATGTATTGGAAGccaggggaaggggatggggaccagttgaaggatgcagagaagatAAAAGAGCTGTGGATTTTGGGAGGCCAAGGTCTCCCTggcccagccccagcctcctcggagctgctggtcgGCAATTACCGGCCATTACAGCCTTCCCGGCCGCGGCGCAGGGCTTAATGCAGCCGGTTTCAGCTGGCTGCTCGCTTCCACTGAGAAGGAAACTTTGTTAAGTGGTGATAGCCATCGAGGAGAGCCAAGAAACCCTGGTCCCGgcgcccgtggcactgctcggacCCCGGGCGGCAGAGAGCTGGGATGCTCTGGCTCCGGCTCACCGGGCGTTGCGGAGCGCAGCGCGGGTGGCTGCAGCTCGCTGCTGCACCAAACTCAACCCCAGATTATTCCTTGATGGAGTTAGGGATAATAGCAGTTCTCTCTAAATCATCCAGGATTTTCCATTCTTAAAGCCATGGCTGAGCCCCACGCCTGCCCAggggccccagcccagcccggccgcccACCCGGGGGGAGGTTTCTTCCCCAGGGTGAGTCAGGTGAAGTTGCCCGAATGAAAGACAGGCTCaattttaaaatagattaatTAAACTGCATTATGGGCCTGTGTGGACAGAGTTCAGAATGAAAACAGCCTTAATTCGATTTCTCTGACTTGCAAATCGCGGCAGGGAAGTCTGCTGAAATCACATTAAGGCCGTTTCCACTCTGAACCGTGTCCTCGCAGGGGTTTAATGCAGTTTAACTAATTTGATTTAAATGTTTATTGAGACTAACTGGGTTACGAGCTAGGCGCGGGGCTGGAACCGCCAGGGCTCAGGCTGGGACCCCCAGGCGGGTGGGAACAGGGCGGCAGCATCGGCCCCGTCCCACCATGGATGAACCAAaccaatggtttgggttggaaaaacCTCATTTCTGCCAAAACCCTTTCTCCTCTCGGGTGGCTCTGCCACCACACCCCTGCAGATCAACGCCTGCCTTCATGGCCCTGTGTCCCCGGGGTCACCAAGCGCTCGGATTCTCCACAGTTTGCAAACTCATGCCATAAATTTTTTGGGGGCACCGCCAGCCAGGGACGCCCGGTTGCGgagggctggagaagaggaggcttttTGTTCCCGTGCCACGGTGGCCGGAGCTGGGCCAGGCCGCCAGGCCCCGGCTGCGCTGCCCGAGGACAATGAGCCGCTTCTTGAAGCCGCCGCCGTTCCTTTGCCCTGTGGAGGAATGTCCCCCTGAAACGTGGCAGATGGCAGCAGCCTCATTAAAAGACTCAAGCGAGGGGGGCAGCTTATTGCCATCGCCCAACAGCGGGGTCTCAGCCCGGCGCTGCTTCGGGGTGCACCTCCACGGCTGCCTTCACCTCCTTCCCCAGGGCACGAGGTGCTCCTGGCTGCTTTGGGGCTGCTCAGCGCCTCGCCTGCACCCTGAACCCTGTGAGCCACCGGCCGCTGAGGGTTTGTGCCACATCCCCCAGCCCACGAAGCTGGGGATGGTGTTGGCAGGTGACTGGGGGACACGTTAGGTCCCCACGTGCCACCGAGCAGCATGTCAGCCTGTCCTGCTGGCGTCAGCCCCGGCTGAATCACCCACCAGATATTCCCCACACAAAGGACCCATTTTCCTCTGGTTTCGCCGTGCGGTTGTCACCGGCTCCGAGCCGGCGGCTCCTGGGGCTCCCACCCTAAAACCTGGGCCCTGGACCAAGAATCCCCGTTGCCACAAGCCTTCTTCCCAGGAATGGGGAACGTTCATTTTGCACGGTGAGGAAAAGGGAAGGGGGCTGCAGAAACCCAGCAGCGAACGCACCCACGACGGCTGCTGCGAAACGCAAAGCGCAGGGCGATGCCGGGCAGGGGGGGTTCAACGCCCCGGCCCCTGGCTCCATAAATCCCGAGTTTAACGATTGAAAGATGCCCTGTGTGAATCTCACGTCTAAAGGGAATAAATCTCTCGGTGTTTATAGCGGTGGCTTTGTCACCAATTAGGATGTTGTTATTGGATTAGATGCAAGTAGATAGAAGCCTCCCGGGGCAAAGTCATCCTCGGGGGGAAAGCCCAGCGGGCGGTgggggctggtgctgctggctgggctggaggCGCGGGCGGATGATCCCGGAGTTTACCTCTGGAGGGATGGACATCGCTGAGGGCGGGCGCAGGAGCACCCAAAATTCAGCTTTACGCTTCCCCGCTTGCTGCATGGGGGGGGTTGCCAGGATCTGGCCCCCAAATCAGTTCATGGTGCTTTGGGGTGTTGGGAACAGGCACAGCAAAGAGGGCCAGGTCCCGCTCAGGGAATCTTTTAGGGCTCGGCAGTGGCTCCCTGGGGCACCCCCATTTCAGCTGGACTTCTCAGGGGGTCCCCGGCAGGTCCAGCTGCCGCTGAACACCTTCACCTCATCCTGCTCCTCTTCGGTGTCTGCTCCCCACGGCTGCCGAGGCACAAAAGAGCTTTTGTGGCCTCAGAAGGAGCACAGGATGGGGCTTCTACAGCACATCCGCCTGCACAGCTGTGCCGGGGAGCCGGGGGACCCCGGGGATGTCACAGGGGACCTGGGAGGGGGTGACCTTCCCGGCCTGGAGCTGCACGCAGGagagctggggatgggggacatCGGCTGGGAGCTGCCCTCGCTTTTCGGGCCCTCACCCGTCCCCCCACTccaagggcagggcaggcagtctgggtgctgagcagctccgtgcctcagtttccccagctggagCAGGGCGGTGGGCGGTGGGGAAGGGGACCCTCCTCCGACCGTGGAGGGGATGCAGTGCTCCCTGCTGGCTCCTGGGATCTGCCGGGCCCCAGAGCAGGAGGCTCAGCACCGGTTTCATCCCGAGATGCTGCCGGGAAGGACGAGGCcttgggcggggagggggggggggggtgcgggtggCGAAGTCCCCTCTGCCCAGCGGTGCCACACCAGAGGGAAAACCCAGCGGGGAGGCTGCGCGGAGGGGACCGGACGGGGCTGGCCTGGGCCAGGCGGCTCCTCCGGGGTCTCCCGGGACGGAGGGGCTTGGGGGGTTTTCCctcccctctcttttttccctttcagtcgGGATTCCCGGGGCGGACAGGAGAGCGCTGCTTCCCTCTAGCGGCACCGGCCCCGGCCCTCCGGCCCGCGGGGCTGCTGGGCCGAGGGGACCCTCACGGCCAGGGGACGAGGGGCCTTGgcccgccgcgggccgggggctgcgccggggggcTGGCCGctttcccccggccccgctgcccctctACCCTGGCGGTGCTGGGAAAGGCCCGGTCCAGGCCCGCTTTCTCCCGTGGCGGGGGAGGAGCGGGTACACGCTGACCCAACCCTCCCCGGGTGTCCGGGCCCCGCAACCCCCTGCACCGGCCCAGGGACCCCTCCCCGTGCAGCCCACGCGTGTCTTCCCCCcgccaggactacagctcccaagAGGCCCTGCGGGCAGCGGGAAGCCGCAGCCAATGGAGAGTGGCCTTGCTCAGCGAcgggggccgcccgccgcggAGCTCGCCGGGAGTTGTATGCCACCCGGCAGCGGGAGGTGACAAATAGAACTACAAGTCCCAGAATGCCGCGGAGAGGCGCGGGGCCAATGAGAAGCGGGCGTCTTGGCGCGGCGCGCAGGCGCGCTGGGGGCGGTGGCCCGGGATTCATGTGGAGGTCAGGGGCGCTGCGGGaacggaggggagcggggcgggagggcgcggtacgtgccggggccggggccggggccggggccggggccggggccggggccggggccggggccggggccggggccttgcgggcgggagcggggccttGGCCCACGGGGCGCCCGTCCCTGGGGCGAGAGGcctgggagggagcggggagagggaggcctggctggggggggggatccgggctgcgggaggcggcTGGGGCGGGCTCGGGGTGCGGAGGGGCCTGGAGCGGGGAGCTGGAGCTGGCGTGAGCTGGGGTGGGTGTCCGCACAGGCGGGGTGCTGTGGGGCCTCAGGCTCCGCGCCCAGGGCGGACACGCGTGAGGTGTGCGGGTGGAGggggcccgcgggggggggcacgCCGCCGCTGCAGGCCGGGCTCCCCGCAGGGGGGTCAGTCGGCGGCTGCCCGGGCGCCTGCCCACGGGACCCCTGCCCTTCCTGCTGTTAGCAGGTTTTAACAGGCTCACAGGTTTTTGCAGGAGGGATTTTTGTAACGGGGCTGGAACTGGACGTGCGAAATGGCGGCGAAGGTGTTTGAAAGCCTTGGGAAGCTTGGCCTGGGCTTGGCTGTCGCAGGTGGAGTTGTCAATTCTGCTCTTTACAACGGTGAGTGCGAGAAACTGAGCGATTCCACTTCactttacctctttttttttttttttgtgtccatATCTTGCCTGTTCTGTGCTTTTATTGCTGGTGGCGTCGGGGGTCGGGGGGGATGGGAAATAGACGTGAAGCCTCGCGGGGCTGTTTTATACCTTGTGCATTGTGCAAGCAAGAGAATTGCACCGTTGATTAGCTGCTGCTCTTGTGAGCAGCCCGGGGGACCAGGAGTCACAGCTGCATCTTCGTTTTGCCTTGTTGCTCCAAACGATCGAATTAATTTCACCAGTCTGTAGGAAAAGGTCTTAGCTCCCCGCCAGCAGACTGTTtcagggaggaggtggtggtggtgcgcAGGTACGAGGGATGGCAGCAGCGAAACCGCGCTTGACGTGCTGTGTTCTTCTCTAGTTGATGCGGGCCACCGAGCTGTCATCTTTGACCGATTCCGCGGGGTCCAGGACACGGTGGTAGGAGAAGGTACCCACTTCCTCATCCCCTGGGTGCAGAAACCCATCATTTTTGACTGCCGCTCTCGCCCTCGTAACATTCCTGTGATCACTGGCAGCAAAGGTGAGTGTTTGGACCCGGCAGCTGTAAGGCAGCCAGAtgctctgatcatttttattttttattttttccttctggacGTGGAGATCCCCTGTGTCCCGAGTCCAGCTTGGCACAGAGTCAGGAATGGTTTGATCTGTCTTTTTAGTTACAGAACAGATTAAGGGGGACGCTTCCTTCAGTCCTGTAAGTCGTCCCTTGAACCATAAAATCCCTGTCTTTACAGTAGGGCAAGTAATTCCCTGCGCTGCAAACAAGCTGAAGCTTAAATCTTATCTGTGAGGAGGATTTGGATCCCAAGGTGAAATAACCCTTCTGTGCGGGCAAAAAGAAGTCCGAATGTGTATTCTTTCTCGTTTAGTTGCCCTGGAGAGGACAGCTTCAGGATGTCGCCTGTCCCTGTTTTTTGCCACTAAACTGGTGACTCTCTTCCTACAGATCTACAGAACGTGAACATCACGTTGCGTATCCTGTTTAGACCAGTAACTGCCCAGTTACCACGGATTTTCACCAGTATTGGAGAGGACTACGATGAGCGTGTCCTGCCCTCTATCACAACCGAAATCCTCAAGTCTGTTGTGGTAAGGACAGCATGagagctgctgggctctgctgctcatctttctttcctcttctcagcAGTGAGAGACCCACTGGAGTGTGGTATATGTTGTGCTCCAGAATAAGGCttctttttccaggcccagggTCTCACAGGCCATCCAGAAAAGCTAATTGTAGCTATGCTAATTGTTTGTGTCTCAGTCATTCTGACTGCTTGGCCTGACCTGATGCACGGTGGATGGTCTCTGGGTGGACAGAGGTTTCTTCGTTACCTGCTCTCAGCTGTTAGCTCTGCTCTTCAGGCTGGGAGTCACGGTCAGGAGACTGGGAGTTTGACTTCTCACGTCATCTTAGATTTCAGCTTGCTGAAGACCTCTGGGTTTGGAAGCGTCCCCAAGCGACTGCCAGATAACCACTAACCAACTTTAGTCCAGCTTTTACGCTAAATGCTCAGCTGGACAACCTCTCCTCCAGCTTACACCTAAATTCTCGGTCACTCAGTCTTTCTCTTACTTCGCATGTCTGGGCAGCTCAGTGTTCGTTAGCTTTGGGAGAAGAACTGGATTAACTCTGGGGCTCGTGGGTGCAAAGACAGGCAGGGCATGGAGAATCTATCACTTCTGGGAGCTCTTTTTTCACTGTTGTCCATCCCGATTTCAGGCTCGCTTTGATGCTGGGGAATTGATCACTCAGAGAGAGCTGGTCTCAAGGCAAGTGAGTGAAGACCTGACAGAGAGAGCAGCAACCTTTGGGCTCATTCTGGATGATGTGTCCTTGGTAAGAGTCCTCCCTTTTTGGTTTTTCTCTTTGGAGCGTGCTCAGATAAGAGCAGTGGAGAAGAGACTCGGTGTGAGAAGGCCAGACAAGGGTGGGCTGGAAGTCTGGACGCGTAGACTACATTTGTCTGTCTGCAGTTGCGTGTTGTGTAGTGGTTACAGCTCAAGTCGGTACCTCTGGTTTTGTCGCTGGCCTGTGACCTTGAGCAAGGCCTTGCAGGCTCCGCTGCACTTGGCTTATCGACAGACTTCACTGTCGCAGGGCTTCTGTAGTTAAACGAAGAGCAAAAGCTTCTGTGGCTGATGGGTCAGGCTGCACGTTGCTGTAGAGAAGGTAGCAGTTCCACAAGCACCCTGAGACGCAGGGAGGGTGTGCAAATACCCACTTTTGATAGCATCCTGTTTTCTACAAAGCATTAGGTGTTCTCCTGGCTGTGTCTTCTAAAACTGTTCAGGGAGGGAGCTCTCCCTCCTATCTCCCTGTAAGCTTTGTAAATTAAATCTGTTGTAATCGGGCTTGTACACGCACCTCTCCGTCTCTCTTCTGGGACTTCCCTCAAAAGGCTGCTTAGAGGAAAGGGAAACGAGCTCTTCCATTTGGCTTTGAACATATAGGAAGTCTTTGCAGGAAGGTGACTTTGTTTCTGTAGAACATGAGGTTTTGACTCTTTGTTTCTGGTGCTTTCCACTGAGCACACTACCAAAGGAAATCCACCTTTCCCCTGTCGCAGCCCAGGAGCCTGCAGCTGTCCAAACAGCCCGGGCTGAGCACACCAGGGCATAACGGAGCATGGAAGGTGTAGGATGGCTTGGCAGGCGGCGGGCATGCCCGCCTTGAGAGGGGAGCGCTGGGCGAGCGGGCTGCCTCTGCCGGGTGCTCGAGCAAGCGGTGGTGGCAGGAGAGTGTGGTGTGTCTCTCAGGGTACTGTTGTTCCTGGTCTGCTGGACTGGACCCGCGCTTGTGGCATCTGCTGTGAGACTTCACAACTGGACAGGCCCGCTTGTCCCAGTTTCTGTTCTTTTAGGGGATACTGGCTTTCCATCTCCATTCCAGTTTGACTGATAGAGGCAGGCTGCCTCCCCCTGGGAGCTGCGTGGgtcgcagcagtgctgctgtaaaCTGTCAGCGGTGTGGACTTTGTTTGATTTCTGCCCTGCAGACCCATCTGACCTTCGGCAAGGAGTTCACGGAGGCGGTCGAAATGAAGCAAGTGGCCCAGCAAGAAGCAGAGAGAGCCAGATTCATTGTGGAAAAGGTACCTTGTCCTTCTGAGAAACTTGGAAAATGGTTCCTGACATCTCCTTCCCACTCTAGCTTGTAGCGAACATCTCACTTGCCTGTCCGGGAGACCGGGCACGTTGAGTGATGAAGTCACCTAGGGTCATCACGTTGACATGGTTCTCAGCTCTGGCATATGATTGTTGGATAGATAAAGCCCAAGGTTGGTTTCTTGGGtctttttgtgcttttaataCTGTGTCACAGTCCTACTGGAGTGCTGAACAGAAATGTGTGCATGGCGGAGGAGGGAAAAAGCGACACTCGGAAGGAAGTATCAGTGAGAATGGGGTTCGAGGTTGAGATTTGCAACCCAAGTGATCCTGCTGCTTGTGGAATTTAAGAGGGCGGCCGAAGCTGTGCATGGTGTTTGATATGGGCACGGGGGCCTGCGTCCTAGGAACGCTACTGACTGCGTGCAAGACCACATAATCTCGGATCAACCGAGGGTCTCCGTGAGAATCCACAGAAACAATTTGGTGTTAAAGCACCCCGGCACAGCTGAGAACACGTGCCTGTTGAGGTTGCAAGAACCTGCAACTACACCCAAAAGTAATCCAGAGGATGCAGTAAGATGCATGTAGTCAGCCAGGATGATTAAACAGTGCAAGTGTTTATCTGACCTGGTTTTAGCTCCACTGAAGTTCTCAAATCTTTCATAGACAATTTTCCACCAGGAGTGCCCTTAGGTGGGTTAATGTTTCATGAGGTTAAGACTGATAAGGCAATTTCAAGATgatttttcaacctttttttcaCAGCTGGCAGAAAAACAGTCTAACAGAATGCTGCTTTAAAGCAGAATCAGCTTCTACCTTTGCTCGCTACTGGAGAAAAGAGCAGTAGGGTGGTCAAGTGGGAATTTGTTTTAGATGTGACAACTTCCTTCTCTTTTGCTCTTGTTTTCCCTGTTGGTTATTCTCCTTCTCATCTGATTACTTTCAGGCTgaacagcagaagaaagcagctgTCATATCTGCTGAAGGAGACTCGAAAGCAGCTGAGCTGATTGCCAACTCACTGGCCACTGCAGGCGATGGCTTGATTGAGCTGCGCAAGCTGGAGGCAGCTGAAGACATCGCTTACCAGCTCTCACGGTCCCGCAACATCACCTATCTGCCCTCTGGACAGTCTGTGCTCCTCCAGCTGCCGCAGTGAACCTGGCTCTGCAGCCATAGCTAACCTGGTCACCTCTACCTACCAGATCAGCCCTTTCCAAAAGAATCTTTGCAATTTTCTCACTGGTAAAAGCAGAGGAAATTAAAATTCAACCCATTTTGAATTCTTAATCAAATAAAACTGAACGCTCTTGACAACAAACCTGCATTCCTCCCATATACGGTCAGAGGTTTGAGGATTGCCCCTTTCCAGGCAGTTTGAGCAACAGGAGCAGTTTTCATCTGTTCACTCCTGGGATGACCAAGTAGCCCAGGTGACTCCCTGACCACAAGAGTGCTGTATCAATCCGGTTTCGCAGCGATGCTTCAGTGCCTTTAAGCTGGCTGAGCCAGGGTCGTTACAGACTTGCAGGTCCTGGACTGTGGAACAGGGATGCTCAGGGCTTGCTCATCAGTCAAGCCAGTCTTTTTTCAGGTGCCAGCTGAGAGAAAGAGGACATCTCAGCTGTTAGGACAGTGGCTCTGC from Opisthocomus hoazin isolate bOpiHoa1 chromosome 26, bOpiHoa1.hap1, whole genome shotgun sequence includes:
- the PHB1 gene encoding prohibitin 1, which codes for MAAKVFESLGKLGLGLAVAGGVVNSALYNVDAGHRAVIFDRFRGVQDTVVGEGTHFLIPWVQKPIIFDCRSRPRNIPVITGSKDLQNVNITLRILFRPVTAQLPRIFTSIGEDYDERVLPSITTEILKSVVARFDAGELITQRELVSRQVSEDLTERAATFGLILDDVSLTHLTFGKEFTEAVEMKQVAQQEAERARFIVEKAEQQKKAAVISAEGDSKAAELIANSLATAGDGLIELRKLEAAEDIAYQLSRSRNITYLPSGQSVLLQLPQ